The Arctopsyche grandis isolate Sample6627 chromosome 5, ASM5162203v2, whole genome shotgun sequence genome includes a window with the following:
- the LOC143912047 gene encoding uncharacterized protein LOC143912047 yields the protein MTRMRKPVTSVTSRQRTRHTTMMISKTIAPMSASVLRRLTVVEMQRFADLDEDDDDDDEEEEEDEVPYFDRDKFETYAPRFKGIGGVPISRWIEHMEEFAKFFHWTPLEQLVYGRIYCVGTARMFLDSEGIIISWTILKQKLIEEFQWDDEELVFEEREMLAQAEPIDSDSSGAGETPDDEPRVTGPVRNRENRERLSSRCYNCGGRGHLAADCRFKTRGTRCFNCNEFGHISAQCNSTKTKTVLTIQEEIREPVSIPIQEEIREPVSILTQEDEANMADGDVNMADVSVNSDGLHRKRPLQQRASREMSAQRELIVSNNEEDDANMADGDVNMADVSVNSDGLHRKRPLQQRASREMSAQRELIVSNDEEDDANMADGGVNLADGSMDGDGLQRGRLWDYGDIPSSNTDQPPDDQFRKGSKDYSHLKNSEDENKEKEKHKDKEKDMAKSQEGLRDPVKISTPKDTVFTFKLGRSRIDVNSMEKKMEPWIEKRLTGCISEPEPICVDLIYGKLLAENLWGDGRFIGCSRRIATGIG from the coding sequence atgacgagaatgcggaagcccgtgacgtcggtgacgtcacgtcagcgaacacgccacacgacgatgatgatatccaagacGATAGCGCCAATGTCAGCGTCAGTTttacgtcggctaactgtcgtggagatgcagaggttcgcggacttagacgaagatgatgacgacgacgatgaagaggaagaagaagacgaagtgccatattttgacagagacaaattcgagacttacgcgccacggtttaaggggattggcggtgtgccaatcagccggtggattgagcacatggaagaatttgcgaagttcttccactggacgcccctggagcaactggtctacgggagaatatattgcgtaggaacagcgagaatgttcctggattcagaagggataattatatcatggactatccttaagcagaagctgatagaagagttccagtgggatgacgaagagctcgtctttgaagaacgagaaatgcttgctcaagcagagcccattgactccgattcaagtggggccggtgaaacaccagacgacgaacccagggtgacggggcccgtgagaaaccgtgaaaaccgagaaagactgagttcacgatgctacaattgtggtggacgtggtcatttagcagccgactgtaggtttaagacgagaggaactcgttgtttcaattgtaacgagtttgggcacatatcagctcaatgtaacagcaccaaaacaaagactgtcttgacaatacaagaagaaataagagaaccagtcagtattccaatacaagaagaaataagagaaccagtcagtattctaacacaagaggacgaggcgaacatggctgatggagatgtaaacatggccgatgtaagtgtgaacagtgatggtttgcacagaaaaagacctttgcagcaacgggcttcacgagagatgtctgctcaaagagaactcattgtttccaataatgaagaggacgatgcgaacatggctgatggagatgtaaacatggctgatgtaagtgtgaacagtgatggtttgcacagaaaaagacctttgcagcaacgggcttcacgagagatgtctgctcaaagagaactcattgtttccaatgatgaagaggacgatgcgaacatggctgatggaggtgtgaacctggctgatggaagtatggacggtgatggtttgcaaagaggaagactttgggactacggagacataccgtcttcaaatacagatcaaccacccgatgatcaatttagaaaaggatctaaggattatagtcatttgaagaattctgaagatgagaataaagaaaaggaaaaacataaagacaaagagaaagatatggctaaatcacaagaaggattaagggacccagtcaaaatttcaacaccaaaagacactgtattcactttcaagcttggtcgtagtcggattgatgttaattcaatggaaaagaaaatggaaccatggattgagaaaagacttactggatgtatcagtgagc